A window of the Lactuca sativa cultivar Salinas chromosome 5, Lsat_Salinas_v11, whole genome shotgun sequence genome harbors these coding sequences:
- the LOC111875851 gene encoding expansin-B15, whose translation MAFNLQNPFIIFLYVCSIASLVASHQLFVNGDGYSPALGTWYGDPRGAGSGGACGWANDVQSPPFSAMIAAGNARIFLQGKGCGDCYQIKCNREPYCSKNPIRVTITDECPGACNNVPFHFDLSGTAFGAMANPGQADNLRNLGQVDIQYRRVQCYYGRTKIAFKIDAKTNPYWFATAIEFEDKDGGLRSVEIASANTRRFVPMKNIWGAVWQVDVNPSLHAPFSFRLASPSGSVVVATNVVPMGFVPGKTYFSHVNF comes from the exons ATGGCCTTCAACCTTCAAAACCCTTTTATCATTTTCCTTTATGTGTGTTCAATTGCTTCTCTTGTTGCAAGCCATCAACTCTTTGTCAATGGAGACGGATATTCACCTGCTTTAGGGACATGGTATGGAGACCCAAGAGGCGCTGGAAGTG GAGGAGCTTGTGGATGGGCTAATGATGTACAATCTCCTCCATTCTCAGCCATGATAGCAGCAGGAAATGCAAGGATTTTTTTGCAAGGCAAAGGATGTGGAGATTGTTATCAG ATTAAATGCAATCGAGAGCCATACTGCTCTAAGAACCCTATTAGAGTTACAATAACCGATGAATGCCCAGGTGCATGTAACAATGTTCCATTTCATTTTGATTTAAGTGGAACTGCTTTTGGTGCAATGGCGAATCCAGGACAAGCTGATAATCTTCGTAATCTCGGCCAAGTTGATATTCAATATCGAAG GGTGCAATGCTACTATGGTAGAACAAAGATCGCTTTCAAGATTGACGCAAAAACAAACCCTTATTGGTTTGCAACTGCAATAGAATTCGAAGATAAAGATGGTGGACTTCGGTCAGTGGAGATAGCCTCTGCTAATACGCGACGGTTTGTTCCAATGAAGAATATTTGGGGTGCGGTTTGGCAAGTCGATGTTAATCCATCTCTTCATGCTCCGTTCTCGTTCAGGCTCGCATCTCCTTCGGGTTCAGTTGTGGTTGCTACAAATGTTGTTCCTATGGGCTTTGTGCCTGGAAAAACTTATTTCTCACACGTAAACTTTTAG